A stretch of Chiloscyllium plagiosum isolate BGI_BamShark_2017 chromosome 6, ASM401019v2, whole genome shotgun sequence DNA encodes these proteins:
- the LOC122550873 gene encoding pyrimidine-specific ribonucleoside hydrolase RihA-like, whose amino-acid sequence MSKKLLLLDVDCGVDDAQAIMMALAAPNVHVLGITCTHGNTNIENVCKNVLRVLKICQRTEIPVYRGAGASILEEQLNAGQHHGKDGLGDVPDCNAPGLEHLQAEHAVNAITRIITEHPGQVSLVATGPLTNIALAFKMDRTFPSKLKHLYIMGGNMESRGNTGICSEFNFAADPEAAYIVLNHFACPMYIATWEYCLRHVLPWEFFKEWVNQGTEKACFMKKITTHSEKFTKDKQSKGELYFHPGFVSCDSFAVAAAIDESVVTEYIRYGVSVELQGSVTRGMMIVDTLNLLQKENQAFIMTKCDVEKLKQLMMSALK is encoded by the exons ATGTCGAAGAAGCTGTTGCTCTTAGATGTTGACTGTGGGGTTGATGATGCCCAAGCGATCATGATGGCTCTTGCAGCTCCTAATGTGCACGTCCTGGGTATAACGTGTACTCATGGAAATACAAACATTGAAAACGTGTGCAAAAATGTACTTCGAGTGCTAAAGATTTGCCAGAGGACAGAG ATTCCTGTATATCGTGGTGCAGGTGCATCGATTCTGGAAGAGCAGTTAAATGCTGGCCAGCACCATGGAAAAGATGGTCTAGGTGATGTTCCAGATTGTAATGCTCCAGGGCTGGAACACCTACAAGCTGAACATGCAGTAAATGCCATCACAAGAATAATCACTGAACATCCTGGTCAG GTCTCGCTTGTGGCTACTGGCCCCCTGACCAACATTGCTCTGGCATTTAAAATGGACCGCACCTTTCCGTCGAAGTTAAAGCATCTGTACATCATGGGAGGAAACATGGAAA GCAGGGGGAatacagggatctgttctgagtTTAACTTTGCAGCAGATCCTGAAGCAGCTTATATTGTCTTGAATCACTTTGCTTGTCCCATGTATATTGCAACTTGGGAATATTGTCTTCGCCATGTACTGCCTTGG GAGTTTTTTAAGGAGTGGGTAAACCAAGGCACTGAGAAAGCTTGCTTCATGAAGAAGATAACAACACACAGTGAAAAATTTACCAAAGACAAGCAAAGCAAAGGGGAGCTGTATTTTCATCCCGGCTTTGTGTCCTGTGATTCTTTTGCAGTGGCAGCTGCTATTGATGAGAGTGTTGTTACTGAATACATACGATATGGAGTGAGCGTGGAGTTACAAGGTTCAGTGACCAGAGGGATGATGATTGTGGATACACTTAACTTactgcaaaaagaaaatcaagcTTTTATTATGACAAAATGTGATGTTGAGAAGTTAAAACAGCTCATGATGTCTGCTCTGAAGTAG
- the LOC122551075 gene encoding probable uridine nucleosidase 1, giving the protein MGCTMGKKLLLLDVDCGVDDAQAMMMALAAPDVHILGITCTHGNTNIENVCKNALRVLQLCNRMEIPVYRGAGTSLLGERLHDPSYHGKDGLGDVPDPNAPGLEHIQAEHAVNAMIRIVNKHVGQVCLVAVGPLTNVALAAKMDPTFPTKLKSLYIMGGNMEGRSPLLKQNTSRSDSIRRERGRELVEFMKNITALTTQYVKDDQGNKELYFGQGFVSCDSYAMAAAIDESVVTEHAVYGVSVELHGALTRGMMVLDTLDLLKLKHKAVVFLKCDMEKFKQLLVNAVK; this is encoded by the exons Atgg GCTGTACAATGGGAAAGAAGCTGTTGCTGTTAGATGTTGACTGTGGGGTGGATGATGCCCAAGCGATGATGATGGCTCTTGCAGCTCCTGATGTACACATCCTGGGTATAACGTGTACTCACGGAAACACAAACATTGAAAACGTTTGCAAAAATGCGCTGCGAGTGTTACAACTTTGCAACAGGATGGAG ATTCCTGTATACCGGGGTGCAGGTACCTCGCTCCTTGGAGAACGTCTCCATGATCCTTCTTATCATGGAAAGGATGGTCTGGGTGATGTTCCAGACCCGAATGCTCCAGGGCTGGAACACATCCAAGCTGAGCATGCAGTGAATGCCATGATAAGAATAGTCAATAAGCATGTTGGCCAG GTCTGTCTTGTTGCTGTTGGACCCCTGACCAATGTGGCCCTGGCTGCAAAAATGGACCCCACTTTCCCAACAAAACTGAAATCTTTGTACATCATGGGAGGAAACATGGAAGGTAGGTCTCctttactgaagcaaaatact agcaggtctgacagcatcaggagagagagaggaagagagttgGTGGAATTCATGAAGAATATAACTGCACTTACTACTCAGTATGTCAAAGATGATCAAGGCAACAAAGAGTTGTATTTTGGACAGGGGTTTGTGTCCTGTGATTCCTATGCAATGGCTGCTGCAATTGATGAGTCTGTTGTCACTGAACATGCAGTGTATGGGGTAAGTGTGGAACTGCATGGAGCATTGACCAGAGGGATGATGGTTCTAGATACCCTTGATCTCCTGAAACTAAAGCACAAAGCTGTTGTCTTTCTGAAATGTGACATGGAAAAGTTTAAGCAACTGTTGGTTAATGCTGTGAAATAG